CCCGGATGTCGGCGGCCCTCGCCGAGATCGGGCTCACCGCCCGGATGCACTGCGTGCTGGTCCACGCCCTGGAGGAGGAGCGCACCCAGATCCAGCTGGCCGAGATCGGCGGCATGGACAAGACCACCATGGTGGTCACGGTGGACGCGCTGGAGGAGGCCGGTCTCGCCGAGCGCCGCCCGTCCGCCAAGGACCGGCGGGCCCGGATCATCGCGGTCACCGAGGAGGGGGCGCGGGTGGCCGGGCAGAGCCAGTCGATCGTGGACGAGGTGCACCGGGAGGCGCTGGCGGAGCTGTCCGAGGGCGAGCGGGAGGTCTTCCTGCGGATGCTGAACCGCCTGGTCGGCGGGCCGTTGGCGACCCCGGTGGAGAATCCCCAGCCGGTCCGCCGGGCGCGTCAGCGCAGCAAGTAGGTCCGAAGAGGATCGTCTATTACGGAACTATCTGCTACGGTCTTTCTTGTTGACCCATTCGACGGGAGAGACCCATGCCTGCCACGTCCGTAGTCTCCGATTCCCCCGACACCACCCCGCTCCCCGCACCCACCACCCCCTCCGGGTCCCGGTCGCGCGGGCTCGCCCTCGCGGTGATCGCCAGCGGGATGCTGATGGTCGTCCTCGACGGCAGCGTCGTGACCGTGGCGATGCCGGCCGTCCAGCGGGACCTGGGCTTCTCCCCGGCGGGGCTGAGCTGGGTGGTCAACGCCTACCTGATCGCCTTCGGCAGCCTGCTGCTGCTGGCCGGGCGGCTCGGCGACCTGCTCGGCCGCAAGCGGATGTTCCTGGCCGGCACCGCGGTGTTCACCGCCGCCTCGCTCCTGGCGGGCGTGGCCGGCTCACCGGTCGTGCTGGTCCTCGCCCGCTTCCTGCAGGGGGTCGGCAGTGCGATGGCCGCCGCCGTCAGCCTCGGCATCCTGGTGACGCTGTTCGTGGAGCCTGCCGAGCGGGCGCGGGCGATCGCCGTCTTCAGCTTCACCGGCGCGGCCGGCGCCTCGATCGGCCAGGTGCTCGGCGGCGTGCTCACCGACGCGCTCAACTGGCACTGGATCTTCATCATCAACCTGCCGATCGGGCTGGCGGCGCTGGCCGGCGCCAAGCTGGTGCTCCCGGCGGACAAGGGCTCCGGCCTCGCGGCGGGGGCCGACGTGATCGGCGCGCTGCTCGTCACCGCCGGGCTGATGCTGGGGATCTACACCGTCGTCAAGGTCGGCGAGCAGGGCTGGACCTCGGCCCGGACACTCGGCCTCGGCGCGCTCTCCGTCGCTCTGCTGGTCGGCTTCGTCGTCCGGCAGGCCACCGCGCGGACCCCGCTGATGCCGCTGCGGATCCTCCGGCCGCGCGGGGTCCGGGGCGCCAACCTGGTGCAGATCCTGATGGTCGCCGCGTTGTTCTCCTTCCAGGTGCTGGTCGCCCTGTACCTGCAGCAGGTGCTCGGCTACAGCGCCGCCCGGACGGGCCTCGCGATGCTCCCGGCTGCCGTGGTGATCGGCGTGGTGTCGCTCGGCGTA
The sequence above is a segment of the Kitasatospora sp. NBC_00240 genome. Coding sequences within it:
- a CDS encoding MarR family winged helix-turn-helix transcriptional regulator, coding for MTAMAPARNQPDLSFLLDHTSHVLRTRMSAALAEIGLTARMHCVLVHALEEERTQIQLAEIGGMDKTTMVVTVDALEEAGLAERRPSAKDRRARIIAVTEEGARVAGQSQSIVDEVHREALAELSEGEREVFLRMLNRLVGGPLATPVENPQPVRRARQRSK
- a CDS encoding MFS transporter, translated to MPATSVVSDSPDTTPLPAPTTPSGSRSRGLALAVIASGMLMVVLDGSVVTVAMPAVQRDLGFSPAGLSWVVNAYLIAFGSLLLLAGRLGDLLGRKRMFLAGTAVFTAASLLAGVAGSPVVLVLARFLQGVGSAMAAAVSLGILVTLFVEPAERARAIAVFSFTGAAGASIGQVLGGVLTDALNWHWIFIINLPIGLAALAGAKLVLPADKGSGLAAGADVIGALLVTAGLMLGIYTVVKVGEQGWTSARTLGLGALSVALLVGFVVRQATARTPLMPLRILRPRGVRGANLVQILMVAALFSFQVLVALYLQQVLGYSAARTGLAMLPAAVVIGVVSLGVSARLNARFGERNVLLAGLALLVGVLGLLVRIPVHADYVTDLLPVMLLAAGFGLALPALTTLGMSGAGADDAGLASGLFNTTQQIGMALGVAVLSTLAASRTGGLLAAGRNRAEALTGGYHLAFAVGAGLLVTAFVLALVMLRAPKEAAQPAAPQGI